In the Salvia miltiorrhiza cultivar Shanhuang (shh) chromosome 8, IMPLAD_Smil_shh, whole genome shotgun sequence genome, CATAAGACTAAATGCAGCACCATACCAGAAGCAGCATTTAAAATACTGGATGGCCTACTGAAAAACATTGTTCGATAGACATGATCGAAATCAGCATTTCGACGGTTAACAGCCTCTAAGTGCGCAGCAAAATGACAATTCACAAAGCACATCACCCGACCATACACTCTCATCCTCAGCCCAACAGCTCCCTGCAAAGTGTACCTTAAGTTATAACATCAAAGTAAAACTAAATCTCAGCATTTTCCATAAAAAATTAGCAGGTCCTGCACACATTTGCATGCCAATCCACAAAGATCTCGATATTCTAACAGAAGCATTTACGAAGACACCATTTGAAGGTATACAGACTAAATTCCAATATCACTATCAGGTAAAGAAAACCTAGAAAAAATTCAGAAACAAGAACAGTCATGGAAAATATTTTGAAGGGAAAGGATTATCCACCAACAAAATCAACAAAATGCCAATGACAGAATTCTTAGAAATTTTTGCTCTACATCTgatgattaaaataaaatttcattacTCATTTAGTTTTGAGCAATCTTATTCTGCTTATTATGCCTGTGAAAgtacaacaaaaaaataaatatataaaaaaaaagaaaaaagaagcaaTCAATTTATAATCAAGACACAAAAGTAACAGAATGGGCAAAGGAATAACACCTTATTTCCAATTGCTCGGCCCAAACCACAAGGAACTGCAGCAACATCAACATCTCCGACATGGCCTTGAATGTGGTTCCTAGCCCTGCAAAAATCAGATAGCAATGGTTTTAGACTTTTCAAGATACAAGATATTGATTAACTGCTACCTAATTGGCAGGTTTGTAATTGTAATTATTCTTTTTCCCTCTATACGCAAGATTTAGCCTCTGTATTATTGGTTTAGTACGGAAAGTTATAtttaaaagggttaattacaTGTAAATACACTAACTTTGGTCAAAATCCATTTTTGACGCGTACTTAgaaaagttcaataaaatacacaaactttattAGTTGAATTTTGACTCCGATGAGCCACATAGATGCCACGTAGATGCTACATAGACGCCAAGTAGATGTCATGTCAGTTCCGGTGAGCCACGTAGGCGCCATGTCATTTTTTAACTCGGGGAAAAATAAAATCggagtcaaaattgaacaacaaataaagttcgtatattttattgaacttttcTAAGTACGCGTCAAAAATGGATTTTGGCCAAACTTggtgtatttacatgcaattatcCCTATTTAAAACAATTTGTTCATACTTTTATGGCATCAGAGTGTCAGATTTGCCATGCAATGAGGTACGGTTTGGACTCTGATGGTGGGTATTGTTTGGACCCAAGCCCATTCGTGTAGAGTGCATCGCTTGAAGGTAGGTGTTAGAATGTAGTCTTTGTCCCATATCACAATTGTACTGGGATGATAAGATGTTAACATGTGACTTGGGCTCTCCCTTTCGAGATCACCTCTACCCCCAAGGCCCTTTTCGACAATGTTAATGGagcttctttttccttttctttgtgtgtgtgtgtgtgtgttggggggggggggggggggggttattacttcagtaaaaaaaaatttacagtTCCAAAAATGAGACTTCATACTGGAGATTGAATACTTTATAATGTATTTGAATGGAGAAGGGAATCTGGTGTCACTAGACtactacccccccccccccaagcgggtcttaaaaaaaattaaaatagataaATGAACAGATTATGCACCCTACAGGCACATAAATATAGGAAAATACTAACCACACAGAGATAAGCAAACCAGCCAACTGCCTTGAGCCAACACGTGAAAAGGTGGATCCCTCATCCAATGTTTTTCCAATCATATCTAGCCACCATTGCCCTGCAGAACTACCCTCAAGACCCATCTGCAAGCAATGCTGAGGGTGAACAATTAATTTCTTGAGTAAACTAACAGAAAGGTCCTGTCTGAAAATGATAAGAAAAAGCACAGAAGTAGTTAATTCTAGCACTTCAGACAAATCTTAACTCTATCAATTTCAATTGGTTGGGGAAGGGAGAGGAAATGCTTTTTAAGAAATTTGATAAGTTTCAAGAATGAAAATGGAAGTCATTCATTATACCCATAATATAAATAATGTTTCGCCCTGCCTCACAAATTTGTTCCAGATTAGCTAGAGGCTAAATCTACAAATTGCAGTTTGAGCAGTACTCAACAATGTGAATGATTAGTTTGTGCATTAGGCATTACAAGTATCAAGAATGTAAGGATTTGTTTGCTTCATGAAATTTGAGTAAGTGGCATCATAATAGGGTGAGATTTCAGCTGATAAAATGGTTAAGAATGGTCAATACTGAAATACTTGCCCTCCTCATCTATTATATAAATCCTCAAAGAAAATTGTGACAATGTACAGCACGTCGTGATTGAGTTATTTCCCCATCTAACAATCTGGATTAGAATAAACTTTTATATAGAGGATCAGAGAAAGTCCACAGACTAGTAATCAGGCATAAAAAAAATCCTGCTAAGCAAAATATTTCAAAGATAATAGCAAGTAGTAAACTTTATCGAGGATGCCCCTACCTTCATGCATAAAATGTTTAGGACAAAAGGATGGGTTCTCATCCATTACAGGGTCTATTGGGTAGGATCCCAACAGTCTAAGGCAAAACTAACAAGACTGGATCTGTACTTTAATTTTTTGAGGCAACTTGAAGTCTTTTAATTCAATCATTTTGCGCAATCTTCATAGTTCATACATTCAACATATGCACCTTTGCTCATGCCCATGGATTATAACAAACTATTACACACAAAAATAGcaggaaagagaaaatgaaataaaataaaaacaactaAGAATTAAGAAATAATAGCTGAAGAACCAAGAAAGATTATACCGTTTCTCTAGCAGCAGACATGGCGAGAAAACCAGCACCCATTTCCACCTCCTGTAACCCAACGACAACAATGTCAACATCTGCAGCTGATGAGCCAAGCCATGATATTAGGGAATCAGGGGCTGCTCTTCCTTGTGCAACATTCCATGTCCCAGCCATAATCTTCACATTCTCCAGACTTGTGTATAGAAATTCCTTTCCAGACAACTCAGTACGAAAAATACTGTCAAGTGGTCCAGGAGAACTGATGCTCCATCCACGAATACCACCATGATTAGCCAAGGTAAACATATAACCAGCCCCAAAAGCTAAATCTATCACAGGGCTTTGATGAGCCATCCATTGTCCAAGCAACTTACCACTGAGGTCTAGAACCTGCAAAATGCCACTTATATAACCTACCCATATTCGAGCCCCAACTGTACAGAGACTTTGGACAGCAAAAGCGTGGTGCTGAAGATCTTGCAAGCGGTTGCCATCCCCATCCCATTGGACAAGTAACCCACTTGCACATCCAATCCAAATCATTCCATCAACTGTTGCAACCAATGCTTCTATACGCCTATTGTCATCTCCAAAACCTCCTTTTGCTGCAGCTCGACGAACAGCATCTGCTGCTCCTAATATAGCATTCCGTGAACGttgaaagaaattaaaagaattctGTATCTTTTCTTTTGAACCAGATACAAACTTCATTCTCATCTCATCCTCCATCAAAGAATCATTTGACATGTTCTCAATCTGACCGTCAATGTTAAATACTTTCAAAAATTCTTTGGTTCGAGCATCCCtgtgtgaaaaataaaagtcaaactCAAACAAGAAGAGGCAAGGGTAACAAGCAAAGTACTAGAAAGTAGAAATTGGCCTTCAAATCCTTCTGAGCTCCCTCCAACCCCataaatataagaatatatatatatatacatatataactcAATGAAGAAGCTGTTTGTAATGCACGAATAGCGTATTCAGTTAATATGGTAAAATTTTCATCCCCTCCAGGATTCAAAACCAGGTTTGAACGGCTATTCATGCATTACAAGCAACTTATTCGTAGATTGATACTggtttattcattattttccttTTACACGataaatttgaatatattaatatcagccataggatttgAATATCTGACGACCGACGTTCCAAATTTGGCCATTATCATCGGAtcatttatctctctctctctctctatatatatatatataatgggaAATGTTCAAGtgagaatttttatttaaaatggtAATAGAGAACCATTTTCGGCCTTTCGATAatgaagatctacggtggatgcaccATCTTGATAGAGGAATGCACCACATGGATTTGAATCCTAGATGGAGCGAAATTTTTGTTTtcgtccattttttttttcgagagCAGTTAATTTCACGACGAATGCAGTAACTTTACACGTCAATGCAGTGTTCTTAGTTTTCAGTTCTTTGTTTGAATTGACATTTGACGGATGTTTCTTTGTGCAAAATAAAAGGTTTACACCACTTGGGGTATCTGAGAAATCCAACAGTTATTTGATTCAACAATATTTATTTCATCTAAATGTGATAAGACTCCAGAAATATGTGATTAGCACATATCCCGACATAAGAACAATTGCACCATGCAAACCAAGTTATGGGAAACAAGAAGACAGCTTATTATGAAAGAATGATTCTGATGATCACTTACCACAAAGCAAATGACTGATAACTGGCAGTCCAAACCTTTGCCCCGACAAGATCCGATAACATATACTTGATATCTGAAGAAAATATGTTGTCATAGGCACCATTCTGTGTGACTTGGCTCCTTAAGTCAATATATGATCTCTCTACCAGCAAGGAAGCCATGTGTTTTTCTCCAACTGTAAGGGAAAGAGACTTCTCAAGAGCTTCCCAAGGCCAGATCTTCACTGCACCACCCTCAGAACCAGACCATATATCCCCTGCAGCCAACGAATAAGCCCACAGTTATAagcaattataataattttagaaCCTCCAATAAAATTGCCAAAATAAATGAATCAACCAAAGCTTTAGGATAAAATAGCTTCTTGTGAATTCAGAAACATACTCAAGAAATGAAGTGGTTCAACGTGCTTAGAAAGGAAGATCCAACAAACAAATTACTTGTGCATGAAGATGGATCACGAGAGGGCATGATGGAGTGCCCATTTAGATGGGTTCGAGTCCACTGTGGcacaatctttaaatttaattgttaaCTGACAAAAGAAAAGCCAATGTTGGGGTATCTAGAACCTTCAAAGACCGCTTTCTCTCTTACATTGAGATTTTATTTAGGCACCAGTCTATAAGTCCCAGTGACATAGCAAGAGGCATCTACAAGATTGTTGTTCTATTAGTAGAATGCTGGACCTAACCGAAGATACTCCAAATACACGGCCAACACTACCAAATTCCATTAGTTCAGAGTccattaaatttattttgatttatgtATTCTATATGAAGCCCTAACAATATTCACGTGCCCTCAATTTTTGCAAGCTTGAGATTGATCCCCCGTGTAATTACTAAAAATAAGCCAAGCAACAACGACATTTACATTAACCAGTTAAGTAGAACTCATTGTTTCTCTTATTCCAAACACAATACAATCGTTCTAATATTCCACAACACATGAACTGAGATCAATCAAACAAACAAGAATGTAAGACATATAACAATATTACCATAAGAGCTCACAACCATGGATAGCACCGGCCCTCGATACGCCTGCCACGAAAACACCTCCTGAAATCCATTCCTATTCACACCAGTCCCTCTTCCACTCGCACTCGAAAAATCCATCATCTTCCAACACATAATCCTTCCATCCTTATGCCCACTCCACACAACTCTATTCCCTCCATCTCCCACCAAACATAGAGCAGATGCAGTTACCGGTGCCGACTCCCAATACCTCACCGTACCCTCCTCTTCCCCCTCCTTTCCCCCACTATAAATGTCATTCTTCAAATCCCATACCCTGATCCCACTCTCCGACCCGGCCCACATCTGCGGCCCATCGCCATCATCCACCGTGACAATCCTCCTGAGAAACCGCCCCACCTGAGTCTCCCTCAACGGGTGCGGCCTCACCTCGATGCTCGGCGGCCGGTTCGGATGAACCGGCGCCCGAACGGGCGGCCTGAAAATCCCGACCCCGCCGCCGGAAGCGGTGTGCTCCGGCAGCGGCTGGTCAGGAGACGACGAAGTGGAGAGCTTCCGGTCCAGAAACTGGAGCATGTAATCCAATCGCCGCTGGTAATTCGAAGAGCTACTGACCTCATCCTCATCTTCCTCCTCCGACGACGAGTTGTAGAAACGGTCGAAGACTCTGGGCGCCTTCTGGTAATTCAATGCCGCCTCGTCGATTCCCACCTTCCCGGAGGCGACTtctccggcgccggcgccggtgcCGGTGGAGTACTCGTCGTCGGAATCGGAGCGGACGGCGAAATTCTCCGAGTAAGTGCGGAAATTGGTGCGGCGGGTCAAAGCGTCGTCGTTTTGGTCGTCCATGACGGAGATTTAGGGGTTTCGCCGGAGAATTTGGAGATTCTGTTTCGAGATTTTAGAGAAAGAGAGACGAGTGAAGCGGAGAATTCgatttattgttaatttctgtttttgcatcacgatataataatataaaattataattattgtgGTTTTGTCATTTGTGAGTTGCTGCGACGCCGTTTTGAggcttttaagttttaatggCCCGCCAAACTGAAAGGATAGCAACTACCATGCGCCGGCCATGTGTAGAATGTCAACTATACACCAAACAAccaattaattaatgtaatgaTAACGGGTTGGAGCTCaactaacttaatttttttatccgtctcaaaaaataaagaacttcatttttttatgaaaatattattcgtataaaaattactataagattcaaaatttttaaaaataaaataaaaaatcgagcATGGAATTATCATAAACTTTAATCGATTATCCATGGTTCAGTTGCAAAAAACAAATAACTAAAAATGAATCAATCCCACTATAATCTATTGGGAGTCAGTGTAGTTTAAACGATAATAATACATCTTAATTAAGTATTTGGTTTGTATGATTTGGTCTATGATTAATAATTCGGTCTGCGACTAATCATCCAAATGACTGACTATTTATTACCCCCAAAGTTgggtgaattatttaatcactcATCAAATCTtatcaatcttatctatctCATCTACTAAACCAAACGtgttattaaaatttatttgtattttaaaaaattactccctcggTCTATGATAAACTTCTTAGAAAAAAGTGACATGAGTTTGAAACAAAGTTATTGAGTATATTGGGAGtagtgaaaaaatattataataattaatattgagagaggtgaaaatgtgaaaagtaagagtaaatAAGGTATTATAAGTGGTGcagtataatccaaaaatagaattattatttttttgtgcaCGTCCAAAAACAATAGAAATTTTTTATCATAGAATAAGGGAgtatttaaaaaacaaaagacattttcataatatttgcTCTACCAAAAGTTGTagttttcttgtttttatttGCTCTACCCAAAGTTGGTTTTGGGCAGAGATGCATTTTGCTTTGAGCTTTAATGATAAATTCaagtatgtttttttttttttatgttatttcctttgcctttatttatttcattatgtctAGTTAATTTTTTTCCTTCCTGGTTTGGGCATATCGAGTTAAGTTATGAGCATGAGAAATTGTGAGATTGTATCTGGGCAAAGCAGCTGTGCATGTGTGTTCCCGAAGCATTAAGCCTGAATCCAAACAACTTGGGCAAACCCGGAGCTTCATTAGGCCGATGACGTTCAGGGCAAGTCCAGGTTACAAGCAATACGTGGGCACAAgtttggagaaatcctactccACATCGTGCGGCTGATGTAGGCAGTGGTAGTATGCCTTTGGCACGCCTATGACCATTTGGGTCCGCTGAGTCATAATGCGTTCTGGGCATACCCGTACAACTACAGCTTGATGCGGGGAATCTACCAGGGCAGAGAGAGAATGGGAGTACACCTCCACCCAATATGAAGGGCGTGGATGAGGGCTTGGTGAGCTTGTGCACGTGACACCGTGACAATGGGGGCACATCTCATTGATCAACGGCCCATAACCAATGATACACGGGCACTGCGAATTTCCTTGAACCTATGAGCGATGACTTTGCCCAGACTTAACGAGATTGCGCCCAAACCAGGTTATCTTTACTTCTGATGTTTTAtctttgttttatttcagtTTCTCCTTCTCTGGGCAAAGCCGTTTGTCCCCAGCACTTTGACCATAGTGATTGTGTTGTGACCGTGGCAAGAGAGAAGAATACACCAACTCcttgtgggatcgaccctatacttacCGCTAGCGGAACCTAGCTGTGGGCATTggaaaattacaaatttatttTGTCCGAGGTCTTGACGACGGGCTTCGGCAACACCAAAAATACCTAAACTCAAATCCCTCAGCCCAAATGAAGCGGTGCGGTCTCATTATATTAATCAAACTTCGACAATTGTGAGTCATCAGGATGACTTTCGGAAACTAGGAGTCCGTAAGAAAGTTGAAATCAAACGAATTTAATGAATTCTGTACAATAACGCTCTCGTATTTAACAAATGATTCATTTTTCCTTCCCCGCGAGAATAACATGATAAGAATGGCAGATAAGCCCATCTTTCCCGTGGGTTAATTGCTCCACTAGATTGAACCTCTCAAAATCAAGAATGGTTGACTCTGTCTCATTATAAGACAAAAAGTCTAAACTATTTTCGTTGGTAGGAGGGATTTCCGATTGGGAGTCCATGGTTACTTCGTAATCTAAGGGATCGAAACTATCTAGTACGATAGTTCTCGTACGATGAATTTGGAATGTCATGCTCAATATTGCTAAATTGAGAAAACTTGCgtattttcttttcaaattcTGGTGAAAATGAGCTTTCCAACACTTGGGTTTCATAATCAAATGGATATAGACTGTCAAGTACAGTGGTGTTTTCATACTTTGAATTATAAAGATAAGATTTAGGCTGAGATAAAGAGTAATCGGCCATATTTTAtgaagattttttaaaattgttatggagagaaataaaaaagtaaaaaccgAAGGAAAGAAATGATGcatttggagagagagagagagagagagagagagagagagaagtgcaAGTaagatatttttcttaattgtGGTAGTTAGAGTTTAAATAATAAGTACATTAATAGTGGGTGAAGTAGAataattatttgtagtgtaGACCATGATGacatttggtgtaaataatgaattGTGTGGGGGTGTTTGTTATGTATTGATTCCATTTTAGAAAGTAGCCTATTAAATTGGGAAGTCCAAATAAGGAAACGTGGCCTATTAGTATGGGACGGAGTGATTAAGATTTTTGTTTATATCAAATATGACTTTTATAAGACTTTTGTTCATATCAACTATGTGTCTAGAAACAACTCGGTAAACAAAAGTAGGGAAACTCATTGAAACACAAAATTTGGAATGCTCAATTGCTCGCGAGCTACATATCTGAATAGTTGCACAAGTCGATCAAGGTAGTTCACCTTCTTCCACACCTACAATTAGAGTGTTTATTGCATAAGCTTAGAGGCAGGTGAAGGGTATCACTTATGTAGTATTATTTCATATCATGTTATCTATGAAAAATTGCATTGCAAATATCAAAATCCAATGATAATGAATTAGACACGACCTCAATTTGAACTGATTCTtacatattttcaaaaaaatactaatctaACATGTTATTCAAAATTTCTGAAACCCTGCAAGTCCGGCGAGAGGTTACTCAACCCCTTCCCGTCACCATCACAATTGTCAGCACTGTCGTAGTTCGATCCGTTCGATTCTGGCAAGGGGGTGTTGAGATAGCCAGAAATCTACAGCTACTCTATACTATCTGGAAAAGCTGAATTCAAAGCCCTAAGCCATCGCAGCTCTAATTGCCCGAGAAATTGGACATTCCTCATCCAAATACTAATCTAAAATGCACTATACAACTATTGAATTCCCTTCAAATTATACACACCTAAATCAAATATGCATTATTTCACATACTATAAGACACCCGAATCgacgaaataaaataaagtttgAGAATGTTAGAAATACTTTAAATAGACATTGGAAACTACTGTTTCATTAGCAGAGTCACTCATCCTCAAATCACAACCTTTATCCACAGCCCTCTGGCATGATAGGCGCGAAGATGATGAGCGGTTGAACGGAGATGACGTGCAATGTCAACGACTCAAAGCGGTGGCACAGTTGTGTTGAAGAATTATGAAGTGTTGAAAGAAATCGTGCCTACGCGATGTAATAGTTTTTTCAATAAATGGATTGTGCAGGGACGGGCTGGATGAGTCGCAAAAACGGATCTAAAAGTGGTAGGAATGATTAACCCGGTCTCGTACAAGCGACCTGTCTTATTGTTAGGATCAAGCGCTTGCACAACATGCCATCAAAGGGATTCGAACCCGTGACCTGCTCTGAATCAAGCGCTTACCATTGTGCCAAAAGCTATAGCTGATAGTGAGGGTGCAACTTTATTTCCTTAAAGTGTAGCAGCCAACGCCACGTCTCAAATGCCAATCCAAGTGACAAGATTCTGGACTTGGCCTTTGCCCAACAATCTCCCCCCTCCTCCCCGCACATGCCAGCTTCAACTGTGCAACATGTCATCAATGGGATTCGAACTTGTgacttgctctgataccaagTGTCAGGATCAAAcacttagagcatctccaatgcatggGGGTGTGCCGCATCGAGCTGGCACGTCGCGCCCCCGGTGCATGCCCAGCGCCTTGGACTGTTATGGCACATTCGGCGATGAAATGGAATTACATGTAGTGCACGCAcgatttttgataaaaaaattgatttgaaaaaaaaaaactgattgttgtttcgatttttttttgttatcgtTGTGAACGCCTCTctcctcccaatttttttttcctttttattatctataaatacccctttATTTCTACTTCAATTTTACacatcattttttctttccaATCTCCATACTTTGTTCTTCTCTCTAGCAAAAtgtcatcatcatcttcccttCTTCCTTCGACTCAAGCGGCAACGAGCAACGTGCTCACCAATACGCCCAACTTGTGTCGCAATTTTATGAAATTGCTAACGTTGTTGGTCGATTGCCCGAAAGCCCTCCCAGACGAAGGAGGCCGACGAAGAAAGCTTACAATCTCCATAATTATTgtattgtattttaattaatgtaatgttggagtttaattttaatgaaatgttgaattttaaagtaGAAGAGTAAACATgagattaaatgaaaatgaatattATAGTGCCTTTTATAAAGTCAATGGCACTGTAGAGGGGAGGCTCTAAGGTGATGATCACCTTATAGCGCCTCTcaattggagatgctcttatcgTTGTGCCAAAAGCTATAGGTGATTGTGATGGCGCCACTTTATTTCCTTAATATGTAGCAGC is a window encoding:
- the LOC131001885 gene encoding type II inositol polyphosphate 5-phosphatase 15-like isoform X1 codes for the protein MDDQNDDALTRRTNFRTYSENFAVRSDSDDEYSTGTGAGAGEVASGKVGIDEAALNYQKAPRVFDRFYNSSSEEEDEDEVSSSSNYQRRLDYMLQFLDRKLSTSSSPDQPLPEHTASGGGVGIFRPPVRAPVHPNRPPSIEVRPHPLRETQVGRFLRRIVTVDDGDGPQMWAGSESGIRVWDLKNDIYSGGKEGEEEGTVRYWESAPVTASALCLVGDGGNRVVWSGHKDGRIMCWKMMDFSSASGRGTGVNRNGFQEVFSWQAYRGPVLSMVVSSYGDIWSGSEGGAVKIWPWEALEKSLSLTVGEKHMASLLVERSYIDLRSQVTQNGAYDNIFSSDIKYMLSDLVGAKVWTASYQSFALWDARTKEFLKVFNIDGQIENMSNDSLMEDEMRMKFVSGSKEKIQNSFNFFQRSRNAILGAADAVRRAAAKGGFGDDNRRIEALVATVDGMIWIGCASGLLVQWDGDGNRLQDLQHHAFAVQSLCTVGARIWVGYISGILQVLDLSGKLLGQWMAHQSPVIDLAFGAGYMFTLANHGGIRGWSISSPGPLDSIFRTELSGKEFLYTSLENVKIMAGTWNVAQGRAAPDSLISWLGSSAADVDIVVVGLQEVEMGAGFLAMSAARETMGLEGSSAGQWWLDMIGKTLDEGSTFSRVGSRQLAGLLISVWARNHIQGHVGDVDVAAVPCGLGRAIGNKGAVGLRMRVYGRVMCFVNCHFAAHLEAVNRRNADFDHVYRTMFFSRPSSILNAASGMVLHLVLCCLLACSMLLLSLLYGSSLPLVLCIAVGVSSAVQVLRTTNAVSVNPVEVVPELSEADMVVFLGDFNYRLDGISYDEARDFVSQRCFDWLRERDQLRAEMKAGNVFQGMREAVIRFPPTYKFEKHQPGLAGYDSGEKKRIPAWCDRILFRDSRSASVSTCSLDCPVVASVLHYEACMDVTDSDHKPVRCIFNVEVARVDETVRRQEFGEIIRSNEKVKHLLEEQAKVPEAIVSTNNIILQNQDTSILRITNKCRKDKAIYEISCEGLSTIDKDGHASDHRPRGSFGFPRWLQVNPACGIIQGDQTAEIAIRHEEFQTLEEFVDGVPQNFWCEDARDKEAMLLIKVGGSCTTKAKCHRIRVRYSITGKRTPMNRKANNPIPSQTNLLRSDFKISGSCDVVHQLRNLNTP
- the LOC131001885 gene encoding type II inositol polyphosphate 5-phosphatase 15-like isoform X2; protein product: MDDQNDDALTRRTNFRTYSENFAVRSDSDDEYSTGTGAGAGEVASGKVGIDEAALNYQKAPRVFDRFYNSSSEEEDEDEVSSSSNYQRRLDYMLQFLDRKLSTSSSPDQPLPEHTASGGGVGIFRPPVRAPVHPNRPPSIEVRPHPLRETQVGRFLRRIVTVDDGDGPQMWAGSESGIRVWDLKNDIYSGGKEGEEEGTVRYWESAPVTASALCLVGDGGNRVVWSGHKDGRIMCWKMMDFSSASGRGTGVNRNGFQEVFSWQAYRGPVLSMVVSSYGDIWSGSEGGAVKIWPWEALEKSLSLTVGEKHMASLLVERSYIDLRSQVTQNGAYDNIFSSDIKYMLSDLVGAKVWTASYQSFALWDARTKEFLKVFNIDGQIENMSNDSLMEDEMRMKFVSGSKEKIQNSFNFFQRSRNAILGAADAVRRAAAKGGFGDDNRRIEALVATVDGMIWIGCASGLLVQWDGDGNRLQDLQHHAFAVQSLCTVGARIWVGYISGILQVLDLSGKLLGQWMAHQSPVIDLAFGAGYMFTLANHGGIRGWSISSPGPLDSIFRTELSGKEFLYTSLENVKIMAGTWNVAQGRAAPDSLISWLGSSAADVDIVVVGLQEVEMGAGFLAMSAARETMGLEGSSAGQWWLDMIGKTLDEGSTFSRVGSRQLAGLLISVWARNHIQGHVGDVDVAAVPCGLGRAIGNKGAVGLRMRVYGRVMCFVNCHFAAHLEAVNRRNADFDHVYRTMFFSRPSSILNAASVGVSSAVQVLRTTNAVSVNPVEVVPELSEADMVVFLGDFNYRLDGISYDEARDFVSQRCFDWLRERDQLRAEMKAGNVFQGMREAVIRFPPTYKFEKHQPGLAGYDSGEKKRIPAWCDRILFRDSRSASVSTCSLDCPVVASVLHYEACMDVTDSDHKPVRCIFNVEVARVDETVRRQEFGEIIRSNEKVKHLLEEQAKVPEAIVSTNNIILQNQDTSILRITNKCRKDKAIYEISCEGLSTIDKDGHASDHRPRGSFGFPRWLQVNPACGIIQGDQTAEIAIRHEEFQTLEEFVDGVPQNFWCEDARDKEAMLLIKVGGSCTTKAKCHRIRVRYSITGKRTPMNRKANNPIPSQTNLLRSDFKISGSCDVVHQLRNLNTP